A genomic segment from Polyangium mundeleinium encodes:
- a CDS encoding nSTAND1 domain-containing NTPase: MTIPEGGALATTREAGPGVVGFRLEPGTVFKHYELIRQLGAGGMGVVFLARDIRLGRLVAIKFLLDRTGTAAERFLGEARATALCRHENIVVIHDVDEVDGSPYMVLEYIQGRTLRAEMAERAHDTAAVAIEVMLPVARALACAHEMGLIHRDLKPENILLGDDGAVKVVDFGIAKQVSMGQAAALPDARAIHRAEALLTQDGALVGTQPYMSPEQWLEEPLDARSDIWAAGIILFELSTGAHPLEPPTLARLVEVMDLETPMPSVRERRPDLGPLADVIDRCLKKRKEERMGSARKLAEALERIGADKSKLALAEDEGPFAGLSAFQEADAARFFGRDNDIAAVLGRLRSQQLIMIAGPSGAGKSSFLRAGVIPALKRAGRDAEAFVVRPGRRPLAALSDVLAFLADTGDAPGEADLEAIAGTLRSQPGYLGDRLRSRCRRRGVDHRILLFVDQLEELYTLGSGPEERAAFCACLEGVADDASSPLRVVLAMRGDFLDRLAEERRFSAEVTRGLFLLPPMKREGLRAALMKPLEAARYAFEDEALVGEMLDGLEGNRSPLPLLQFTALKLWEGRDRERRLLTRAAYLSLGGVAGALSTHADAVLSGMSPMEQRLARVIFMRLVTPERTRAIVRLDELFALSEDAAAVEGVVQRLAEARLLAIESGGEREGRTVEIVHESLIDRWTKLRQWLDADEQDAQFLVELRNAAQQWEKNGQANDFLWRDRAALEAGQWLERRKAEDMRGLGKRERGYLEAVVRLAQRTRRRRRGMVGALFAGLGVVTLLISVLLFRANREAARAEAERDAAEQSALRARNATRMAAARESQQGDPTTALALLREIEPGSVPHGWAELGEWARRAGVAEVVLHDEAEVSWAAFSPDGQRIASASAEAVRVWNASGEGPPAVLKGHDKTVHAVAWSPDGRHIASASEDNTVRVWSADGEGNPVVLNGHGTTVFAAAWSPDSQRIVSTSWDKTVRVWNADGTGQPIVLKGHDNAVFAAAFSPDGQRIVSASNDKTVRVWNADGTGQPIVLKGHDGFVGSAAFSPDGKRIVSASWDKMVRVWNADGTGQPIVLKGHDGTVYTAAFSPDGKRIVSASHDTTVRVWNTDGTGQPIVLKGHGNRVGSAAFSSDGQRIVSASYDKTVRVWSADLNRQINVLQGHDEVVSAAAFSPDGQRIVSASYDKTVRVWNADGTGQPIVLKDSDVAVCAATWSPDGKRIVSASAYKTVRIWNADGTGQPIVLQGHDGSVYTAAWSPDGQRIVSAGHDMTVRVSNADRTGHPIVLLGHAGAVHGAAFSPDGQRIVSASEDKTVRVWNADGTGQPRVLLGHDSTVYTAAWSPDGKHIVSASADMTVRVWNADGTGPSIVLQGHHGIAHAAAFSPDGQRIVSASSDGAVRIWNADGTGEPIVLRASKMALTSASWSPDGKRILMSSDDKTIIIWSDLAPLRDADDPQLWTATRYCMPLDIRRQLFDFPEDQSRADLERCQRRVEEARARPGR; this comes from the coding sequence ATGACGATCCCCGAGGGGGGCGCCCTTGCTACCACCCGTGAAGCCGGGCCGGGAGTCGTGGGTTTCAGGCTCGAGCCAGGCACGGTGTTCAAACATTACGAGCTCATCCGGCAGCTCGGCGCGGGCGGGATGGGGGTGGTGTTCCTGGCCCGCGATATCCGGCTCGGGCGGCTGGTGGCGATCAAGTTCCTGCTCGATCGTACCGGAACGGCAGCGGAGCGTTTCCTCGGCGAGGCGCGGGCCACGGCGCTGTGCAGGCACGAGAACATTGTGGTCATCCACGACGTCGATGAAGTGGATGGCTCGCCTTACATGGTCCTCGAATACATCCAGGGCCGCACGCTGCGCGCGGAGATGGCGGAGAGGGCGCATGATACCGCAGCGGTCGCCATCGAAGTCATGCTGCCGGTGGCCCGCGCGCTGGCCTGTGCGCACGAAATGGGCCTCATTCACCGGGACCTCAAGCCCGAAAACATACTGCTTGGCGACGATGGCGCGGTGAAGGTGGTCGATTTTGGCATCGCCAAGCAGGTCTCCATGGGCCAGGCCGCGGCGCTGCCCGACGCGCGGGCGATTCATCGAGCGGAAGCTTTGCTGACGCAGGACGGGGCGCTGGTCGGCACCCAGCCGTACATGTCGCCCGAGCAATGGCTGGAAGAGCCGCTCGACGCCCGGAGCGATATCTGGGCGGCAGGGATCATCCTCTTCGAGCTATCGACCGGCGCGCATCCGCTGGAGCCGCCCACGCTCGCGAGGCTCGTGGAGGTCATGGATCTGGAGACGCCCATGCCGAGCGTGCGCGAACGGCGCCCTGATCTCGGGCCGCTTGCAGACGTGATCGACAGGTGCTTGAAGAAGCGCAAGGAAGAGCGGATGGGCTCGGCCCGGAAGCTGGCCGAGGCGCTCGAACGGATCGGCGCGGATAAAAGCAAGCTCGCGCTCGCCGAGGACGAGGGGCCGTTCGCGGGCCTGTCGGCGTTCCAGGAAGCGGACGCGGCGCGGTTCTTCGGTCGTGACAACGATATCGCCGCGGTGCTCGGCAGGCTGCGCAGCCAGCAGCTCATCATGATTGCAGGCCCCTCGGGCGCGGGAAAATCCTCGTTCCTCCGGGCAGGGGTCATTCCTGCGCTCAAGCGCGCGGGGCGGGACGCGGAGGCTTTCGTCGTTCGGCCGGGGAGGCGGCCGCTGGCCGCGCTTTCGGATGTGCTCGCGTTTCTCGCGGACACGGGCGATGCGCCTGGCGAGGCAGATCTGGAGGCGATTGCCGGGACGTTGCGGTCGCAGCCGGGGTATCTCGGCGACCGGCTGCGCTCGCGGTGCAGGAGGCGCGGGGTCGACCATCGCATCTTGCTCTTCGTGGACCAGCTCGAGGAGCTGTATACGCTGGGGAGCGGGCCGGAGGAGCGGGCGGCGTTCTGCGCGTGTTTGGAGGGCGTTGCCGATGACGCCTCTTCGCCCTTGCGCGTCGTGCTCGCCATGCGCGGGGATTTTCTCGATCGACTCGCGGAGGAGCGGCGATTCTCGGCGGAGGTGACGCGGGGGCTCTTCCTTTTGCCCCCCATGAAGCGCGAGGGCCTACGGGCTGCGCTCATGAAGCCGCTCGAAGCTGCACGGTATGCATTCGAGGACGAGGCGCTCGTCGGGGAGATGCTGGACGGCCTCGAAGGGAACCGAAGCCCGCTGCCGCTCTTGCAATTCACGGCCCTGAAGCTCTGGGAGGGGCGCGATCGGGAGAGACGGCTGCTCACGCGGGCGGCGTACCTTTCGCTTGGCGGCGTGGCGGGGGCGCTGTCGACGCACGCGGACGCGGTGCTCTCCGGGATGTCGCCTATGGAGCAGCGACTCGCGCGTGTCATTTTCATGCGCCTCGTCACGCCGGAGCGGACGCGGGCGATCGTGCGCCTGGATGAACTCTTTGCGCTGTCCGAGGACGCCGCAGCCGTGGAGGGGGTGGTGCAGCGCCTGGCGGAGGCGCGGCTGCTCGCGATCGAGTCCGGGGGCGAGCGGGAGGGCAGGACGGTGGAGATCGTCCACGAGTCGCTCATCGACAGGTGGACCAAGCTCCGTCAATGGCTGGACGCGGACGAGCAGGACGCGCAGTTTTTGGTCGAGTTGCGGAATGCTGCGCAGCAATGGGAGAAGAACGGGCAGGCGAACGATTTTTTGTGGCGGGACCGGGCCGCGCTGGAGGCGGGGCAATGGCTCGAGCGGCGCAAAGCGGAGGACATGCGCGGGCTCGGGAAAAGGGAGCGCGGGTATCTGGAGGCGGTCGTCCGGCTCGCGCAGCGCACGAGGCGCAGGCGGAGGGGGATGGTCGGGGCGCTCTTTGCAGGCCTCGGCGTGGTCACGCTCCTCATTTCGGTCCTCCTCTTCCGGGCGAACCGGGAGGCGGCGCGCGCCGAGGCGGAGAGGGACGCCGCGGAGCAGAGCGCCCTGCGCGCGAGGAATGCCACGAGGATGGCGGCGGCCCGCGAGAGCCAGCAGGGGGATCCGACGACGGCGCTCGCGCTGCTGCGCGAGATAGAGCCTGGCTCGGTCCCGCATGGGTGGGCGGAGCTCGGTGAGTGGGCACGGAGGGCTGGTGTCGCGGAGGTGGTGCTCCATGACGAGGCGGAGGTCTCTTGGGCGGCCTTTAGCCCCGACGGCCAGCGTATCGCCTCCGCGTCGGCGGAGGCCGTGCGGGTGTGGAACGCCAGCGGTGAGGGACCGCCGGCTGTCCTGAAAGGGCATGACAAGACGGTCCACGCGGTGGCATGGAGCCCCGACGGCCGACACATCGCTTCCGCGTCGGAGGACAACACGGTGCGGGTGTGGAGCGCCGACGGCGAGGGAAATCCGGTTGTCCTCAACGGACATGGCACTACGGTCTTCGCGGCGGCATGGAGCCCTGACAGCCAGCGCATCGTTTCCACGTCCTGGGACAAGACGGTGCGGGTGTGGAACGCCGATGGAACGGGGCAGCCCATCGTCCTCAAAGGACACGACAATGCCGTCTTTGCGGCGGCGTTCAGCCCCGATGGCCAGCGCATTGTCTCCGCGTCGAATGACAAGACGGTGCGGGTGTGGAATGCCGACGGAACGGGGCAGCCCATCGTCCTCAAAGGACACGACGGTTTCGTCGGGTCGGCGGCGTTCAGCCCCGACGGCAAGCGCATCGTCTCCGCGTCCTGGGACAAGATGGTGCGGGTGTGGAACGCCGATGGAACGGGGCAGCCCATCGTCCTCAAAGGACACGACGGCACCGTTTACACGGCGGCGTTCAGCCCCGACGGCAAGCGCATCGTCTCCGCGTCGCACGATACGACAGTGCGCGTGTGGAATACCGACGGAACAGGGCAGCCCATCGTCCTCAAAGGACACGGCAACCGCGTCGGTTCGGCGGCGTTCAGCTCCGACGGTCAGCGCATCGTCTCCGCATCCTATGACAAGACGGTGCGGGTATGGAGCGCGGACCTAAACCGTCAGATCAATGTCCTCCAAGGCCACGACGAGGTCGTCTCTGCGGCGGCGTTCAGCCCCGACGGTCAGCGCATCGTCTCCGCGTCCTATGACAAGACGGTACGAGTGTGGAACGCCGACGGGACAGGACAACCCATTGTCCTCAAAGACTCTGACGTCGCCGTCTGCGCGGCAACGTGGAGCCCCGATGGCAAGCGCATCGTCTCCGCGTCGGCGTACAAAACGGTGCGCATCTGGAACGCCGACGGAACGGGGCAGCCCATCGTCCTCCAAGGCCACGACGGCTCCGTCTACACGGCGGCGTGGAGCCCCGATGGCCAGCGCATCGTCTCCGCGGGGCACGATATGACAGTGCGGGTGTCGAACGCCGACAGAACGGGGCATCCCATCGTCCTCCTAGGTCACGCTGGCGCCGTCCACGGAGCGGCTTTCAGCCCCGATGGCCAACGCATCGTCTCCGCGTCGGAGGACAAGACGGTGCGGGTGTGGAACGCCGACGGCACGGGACAGCCCCGGGTCCTTCTGGGTCACGACTCCACCGTCTACACGGCGGCGTGGAGCCCTGATGGCAAGCACATCGTCTCCGCGTCGGCGGACATGACGGTGCGGGTGTGGAACGCCGACGGCACGGGACCATCCATCGTCCTGCAAGGCCACCACGGCATCGCCCATGCGGCAGCTTTCAGCCCCGATGGCCAACGCATCGTCTCCGCCTCGAGCGACGGCGCGGTGCGCATCTGGAACGCCGACGGTACGGGGGAGCCGATCGTCCTGCGCGCCTCGAAGATGGCCCTCACTTCCGCGTCGTGGAGCCCCGATGGCAAGCGCATCCTCATGTCCTCGGACGACAAGACCATCATCATCTGGAGCGACCTCGCGCCGCTGCGGGACGCCGACGATCCCCAGCTCTGGACCGCCACCAGATACTGCATGCCGCTCGATATTCGCCGCCAATTGTTCGATTTTCCGGAGGATCAATCTCGCGCCGATCTCGAGCGCTGCCAGCGCCGCGTCGAAGAAGCACGTGCAAGACCCGGTCGGTGA
- a CDS encoding multicopper oxidase domain-containing protein, which yields MAFVLLASGCGGSGPDGPPPGAGTAGAASLAVVDPPSEPSPGPPHGGRTIVARVVALDQVYVYNRFGSFNPDGMIFALERDVVPIDDAKPIGPGNAMLAPDKRPRPLVLRVNVGDELVVHFKNLLAPTVGDISPDAEVPFHVGGDIGSDSTATRRASFHVNGLQVFDQKSLAGNVGKNAPALAAPGQTRTYRFLADREGTFLAHSGGAMTGGEGLGGQTVLGLFGAVHVEPRNAVWYRSQVTGKELAAVATYDKDPLLPPRIDYDATYPDGTPILRILDDRDGELEIVHGDLYAIITGYTHTEAGTTNSKDQGHFREMTVLFHDELKAVQAFPELDEDPSLHGVRDGFGINYGSAGLGAELLANRARLGPAADCAECKFEEFFLSSWANGDPAILVSRDEEGRALGALFPEDPSNVHHAYLGDPVRIRNLHAGPKETHVFHLHAHQWLQSPGHDDAMARDSQTIGPGAAFTYDLLFGGAGNRVLTPGDAIFHCHLYPHFAQGMWALLRVHDVFENGSPSRRLPDGEISSGTPTPAVVPIPERGMAPMPTYEPTLVVQGNKKVWRPAMPGYPFYVPADAGHRPPQPPLDMVFDGGLPRHKIDAVPDDAIVRGSGVARFDVEILEADLVLLPQNGTASEQGAMAFHAGTFPGGKPDATLYGWTGASYPTRTPLGQVARFFVNGRPPAMGAPFADPCPKNVPLRTFNFAVVEIDGLLNDAGWHDPQLRMLVLEQDLPATYAGTRPPEPLYMRVSSNDCIHAEATNLLPKVLEEDDFQVRTPTDTVGQHIHLVQFDVMSSDGGANGFNYEDGTFAAGEVEERIAAANASGGAITPKGNRVFLAPKAHPRIPKAFAAQTTVQRQWAAPILDEIGRDRTSRTVFTHDHLSASSHQQHGLYGALVIEPEGSTFRDSRTGQAFGTRKDGGPTSFRADVTRGDGTSFREFNIAFADFALAYDAYGEPVNPPGTAEAPLPLAVTHEPFPPEAISAEDPGTMLINYRNEPIPLRIGKPGPDGTLVQKDGPVGEMHNVFRSDLHGEPSTPILEAYPEDEVQIRLIQGAHEEQHVWTLHGNKWLYEFADPESGYMNSNPIGISEHLEFVMPGNQWSMSTGADLVDYLYASAPTDDLWNGMWGLMRCYGERKPWLRPLPGSTWAGVPMGGSYDTDARVCPAGANVREYDVVAITAADNLPDGRLTYNEDFDLYDPEAILFVREEHLSDLRHGLRRPEPLILRAAAGECIRVTLRNELPHVLPQTPHWNYHPPITDGFNVNQVRKSTHVSLHPQLVTYDVALSDGANVGHNPPQTVAPGEKRTYVWYAGDWQDKKPRPIEFGAINLRNLADVVHGGAHGGVGALVIEPELATWATDPGTEAQATVTHPGLGGAKSFREHVLLLQDDVPMRSDDPRFRCENGDLNCGNAIRNLGGEDDAEDTGHKAWNYATEPIWARLGLRPETAFNVYNELQLGDIHNSNVFGDPATPILQAKAGQALRIRQLQPSGHARQHAFTLWGHEWIDRPFLLHSTVIGPNPDWFVVSTQGGASVQTAYNFLPLYGAGGQFGVVGDFLYRDEGSFGYTNGCWGFLRVSH from the coding sequence ATGGCGTTCGTCCTCCTGGCGTCGGGGTGCGGAGGGAGCGGCCCCGACGGGCCACCGCCCGGCGCGGGGACGGCAGGGGCGGCCTCGCTCGCCGTCGTCGATCCGCCGAGCGAGCCCTCGCCGGGCCCCCCCCACGGAGGCCGCACGATCGTCGCGCGCGTGGTCGCGCTCGATCAGGTGTACGTATACAATAGGTTTGGCTCGTTCAACCCCGACGGGATGATCTTCGCCCTCGAGCGGGACGTCGTCCCCATTGACGACGCGAAGCCGATCGGTCCGGGCAACGCCATGCTCGCGCCCGACAAGCGACCGAGGCCGCTCGTGCTTCGCGTCAACGTCGGGGACGAGCTCGTCGTTCATTTCAAGAACCTGCTCGCCCCCACGGTGGGCGACATCTCCCCCGACGCGGAGGTCCCCTTCCACGTGGGAGGCGACATCGGATCGGATTCGACCGCGACGAGGCGCGCGTCGTTCCACGTGAACGGGCTCCAGGTCTTCGATCAGAAATCGCTGGCCGGGAACGTCGGGAAAAACGCGCCCGCCCTCGCGGCGCCGGGCCAGACCCGCACGTATCGGTTCCTCGCCGACCGTGAAGGCACGTTCCTCGCGCACAGCGGCGGGGCCATGACGGGCGGCGAGGGTCTCGGGGGGCAAACCGTGCTCGGGCTCTTCGGCGCGGTCCACGTCGAGCCGAGAAACGCGGTCTGGTACCGCTCGCAGGTCACGGGCAAGGAACTCGCGGCCGTGGCGACGTACGACAAGGACCCGCTCCTGCCGCCCCGCATCGATTACGACGCGACGTATCCCGATGGTACGCCCATCCTTCGTATCCTCGACGACCGAGACGGCGAGCTGGAGATCGTGCACGGCGATCTCTACGCCATCATCACCGGCTACACGCACACCGAAGCGGGGACCACGAACTCCAAGGATCAGGGCCATTTCCGCGAGATGACGGTGCTCTTCCACGACGAGCTCAAAGCCGTGCAGGCGTTCCCCGAACTCGACGAGGACCCGAGCCTCCACGGCGTGCGCGACGGCTTTGGCATCAACTACGGCTCCGCGGGGCTCGGCGCGGAGCTGCTCGCCAACCGCGCCCGCCTCGGGCCCGCGGCCGATTGCGCCGAATGCAAATTCGAGGAGTTCTTTCTCTCGTCGTGGGCGAACGGCGATCCGGCGATCCTCGTGTCGCGGGACGAGGAGGGGCGAGCGCTCGGAGCCCTCTTCCCGGAGGATCCCTCGAACGTCCACCACGCCTACCTCGGGGATCCGGTCCGCATCCGGAACCTGCACGCGGGGCCCAAGGAGACGCACGTCTTCCACCTGCACGCCCACCAATGGCTCCAGTCCCCGGGCCATGACGACGCCATGGCCCGCGACTCGCAGACGATCGGCCCCGGCGCGGCCTTCACCTACGACCTCCTGTTCGGGGGAGCAGGCAACCGCGTCCTCACGCCCGGCGACGCCATTTTCCATTGCCACCTCTATCCCCATTTCGCGCAAGGCATGTGGGCGCTGCTCCGCGTGCACGACGTCTTCGAGAACGGATCGCCGTCGCGGAGGCTGCCGGACGGAGAGATCTCGAGCGGCACCCCGACGCCCGCCGTCGTCCCCATCCCCGAGCGTGGAATGGCGCCCATGCCCACCTACGAGCCCACGCTGGTCGTCCAGGGGAACAAGAAGGTATGGCGCCCGGCGATGCCAGGATATCCCTTCTACGTCCCCGCCGACGCGGGGCACAGGCCGCCGCAGCCGCCGCTCGACATGGTCTTCGACGGCGGCTTGCCCCGGCACAAGATCGACGCGGTCCCCGACGACGCGATCGTGCGGGGCAGCGGGGTCGCGCGGTTCGACGTGGAGATCCTCGAGGCGGACCTCGTGCTCCTGCCGCAAAATGGAACGGCCTCGGAGCAGGGGGCCATGGCCTTCCACGCCGGCACGTTCCCTGGCGGCAAGCCAGACGCAACGCTTTACGGCTGGACCGGCGCGAGTTACCCCACCCGCACGCCTCTCGGTCAGGTCGCGCGTTTCTTCGTCAATGGCAGGCCGCCGGCGATGGGCGCGCCGTTCGCCGACCCCTGCCCGAAAAACGTCCCGCTGCGCACGTTCAACTTCGCGGTCGTGGAAATCGACGGCCTGCTCAACGACGCCGGCTGGCACGACCCGCAGCTCCGGATGCTGGTGCTCGAGCAGGACCTGCCCGCGACCTACGCAGGGACGCGGCCCCCGGAGCCGCTGTACATGCGGGTGAGCTCGAACGACTGCATTCATGCCGAGGCCACGAACCTGCTCCCCAAGGTGCTGGAGGAGGACGATTTCCAGGTCCGCACCCCCACGGACACCGTGGGCCAGCACATCCACCTCGTGCAATTCGACGTGATGAGCTCGGACGGAGGGGCGAACGGGTTCAATTACGAGGACGGTACGTTCGCCGCGGGGGAGGTCGAGGAGCGCATCGCAGCGGCGAACGCGAGCGGCGGCGCCATCACGCCGAAAGGGAACCGCGTCTTCCTCGCCCCCAAGGCGCACCCGCGCATCCCCAAGGCCTTCGCCGCGCAGACGACGGTGCAGCGCCAGTGGGCCGCGCCGATCCTCGACGAGATCGGCCGGGATCGCACGAGCCGCACCGTCTTCACGCACGACCATCTATCGGCGTCCTCGCACCAGCAGCACGGCCTCTATGGCGCGCTCGTCATCGAGCCCGAGGGCTCGACCTTCCGCGATTCGAGGACGGGGCAAGCCTTCGGCACACGAAAGGACGGCGGGCCGACGAGCTTCCGCGCCGACGTCACGAGGGGCGACGGCACGTCGTTCCGCGAGTTCAACATCGCCTTCGCGGACTTCGCGCTCGCCTATGACGCCTACGGCGAGCCCGTGAACCCGCCCGGGACCGCCGAGGCGCCTCTGCCGCTCGCGGTCACGCACGAGCCCTTCCCGCCGGAGGCCATCTCCGCCGAGGACCCGGGGACCATGCTGATCAATTACCGGAACGAGCCCATCCCGCTGCGCATCGGGAAGCCCGGCCCGGACGGCACGCTCGTGCAAAAAGACGGCCCGGTCGGGGAGATGCACAACGTCTTCCGCTCGGATCTGCATGGCGAGCCCTCGACGCCGATCCTCGAAGCGTACCCCGAAGACGAGGTGCAGATACGATTGATCCAAGGGGCCCACGAGGAGCAACACGTCTGGACCCTGCACGGAAACAAGTGGCTCTACGAGTTCGCCGACCCGGAGAGCGGATACATGAACAGCAATCCGATCGGGATCTCCGAGCACCTCGAATTCGTCATGCCCGGCAATCAATGGTCGATGAGCACGGGGGCGGACCTCGTCGATTACCTTTACGCAAGCGCGCCGACGGACGACCTCTGGAACGGGATGTGGGGGCTCATGCGCTGCTATGGGGAGCGAAAGCCCTGGCTCCGGCCGCTGCCCGGATCTACCTGGGCGGGCGTCCCCATGGGCGGCTCGTACGACACGGATGCGCGCGTTTGCCCCGCGGGCGCGAATGTGCGCGAATACGACGTCGTCGCCATCACCGCCGCGGACAACCTGCCGGACGGACGGCTCACGTACAATGAAGACTTCGACCTCTACGATCCGGAGGCCATCCTCTTCGTGCGCGAGGAGCACCTCTCCGATCTCCGCCATGGGCTCCGGCGCCCCGAGCCGCTCATCCTGCGCGCGGCCGCGGGGGAGTGTATTCGCGTGACCTTGCGCAACGAGCTGCCCCATGTCTTGCCCCAGACCCCGCACTGGAACTACCACCCGCCGATCACCGACGGGTTCAATGTGAACCAGGTGCGAAAATCGACGCACGTCTCGCTGCACCCGCAGCTCGTGACCTACGACGTGGCCCTCTCCGACGGCGCGAACGTCGGCCACAACCCTCCGCAGACCGTGGCTCCGGGAGAGAAGCGCACGTACGTCTGGTACGCCGGCGATTGGCAGGACAAGAAGCCCCGGCCCATCGAATTCGGCGCGATCAACCTGCGCAACCTGGCGGACGTCGTGCACGGCGGGGCCCACGGCGGCGTGGGCGCGCTCGTGATCGAGCCGGAGCTCGCCACCTGGGCGACCGATCCCGGCACGGAAGCACAAGCCACCGTGACGCACCCCGGCCTCGGGGGGGCGAAATCGTTCCGCGAGCACGTCCTCCTGCTCCAGGACGACGTACCCATGCGGTCGGACGATCCTCGGTTCCGCTGCGAAAATGGGGATCTCAACTGCGGCAACGCGATCCGCAACCTCGGCGGCGAGGACGACGCCGAGGATACGGGGCACAAGGCGTGGAACTACGCCACCGAGCCTATCTGGGCGCGCCTCGGCCTCCGCCCCGAGACCGCTTTCAACGTGTACAACGAGCTCCAGCTCGGCGACATCCACAACTCGAACGTGTTCGGCGACCCGGCCACGCCGATCCTGCAGGCGAAGGCGGGGCAAGCCTTGCGGATCCGGCAGCTCCAGCCCTCCGGGCATGCGCGGCAGCACGCCTTCACGTTGTGGGGCCACGAATGGATCGACCGCCCGTTCCTTCTCCACTCGACCGTGATCGGGCCGAACCCCGACTGGTTCGTGGTCTCCACGCAAGGCGGGGCCAGCGTCCAGACGGCGTACAACTTCTTGCCCCTTTACGGCGCCGGCGGGCAATTCGGCGTAGTCGGCGATTTCCTGTACCGCGACGAGGGCAGCTTCGGATACACGAACGGGTGCTGGGGATTCCTCCGGGTCAGCCATTGA
- a CDS encoding sigma-54-dependent transcriptional regulator, whose protein sequence is MSRHDLLPALLGRLMAAACFEDAATAALEAILACAEEAIAKSRFATSARLLRAVVHLRPSDGYQRLFGIEHRTRAQVEGTGYLTSANVWRWVAEHRCAVSIDVQLGGLHAWLPDGSVVRHEPQEAAGVPGYETRQRMLGRDATHVHVVPLRTPGGGVGGMIALEAHAKAAIGREFVWGDCEEQLELVASAAAPYLGALPPRPVQGAQTDALLPVVGRATAGLIEVLRVFAQQEETVLVSGPTGTGKSRLARWCHEQSQRKGKPFETLDLLSVPEELQMAELFGWKRGAFTGATKDSAGAIARASQGTLFIDEIDKLSLKAQAGMLRVLEERRYRPLGDEGAEQRADVRFVVGTNADLRAQVRAGKFREDLYYRINVLPVRLSALAERLDELPLWAEYMLGRRHEESGGGAVRLAREAIELLTSVPWPGNLRQLDNIIRRAYAISLSDRGGVGNELVLARRHVERALAYDASPETGAFVEQLWRAASAFVQEAERRGPSAGPLSLDMADAFRGLVLVAAVQRRGRDDAFVLLGQQQLLKNRNHHRALKRELERVRELLRVVGGDVDPALVAALDAAEESGEGR, encoded by the coding sequence ATGTCGCGCCATGATTTGCTCCCCGCGCTGCTCGGCCGGTTGATGGCAGCAGCTTGCTTCGAGGACGCCGCGACGGCTGCGCTCGAGGCGATCCTCGCTTGCGCGGAGGAGGCGATCGCCAAGAGCCGCTTCGCGACGAGCGCACGTCTGCTCCGCGCCGTGGTGCACCTCCGGCCGAGCGATGGATACCAGCGCCTCTTCGGCATCGAGCACCGCACCCGCGCGCAGGTCGAGGGCACGGGCTACCTCACCTCCGCCAACGTCTGGCGGTGGGTCGCCGAGCATCGCTGCGCGGTCTCGATCGACGTGCAGCTCGGCGGCCTTCACGCGTGGCTGCCCGATGGGTCGGTCGTGCGACACGAGCCCCAGGAAGCGGCCGGCGTGCCGGGTTACGAGACGCGCCAGCGCATGCTCGGCCGCGACGCCACGCACGTGCACGTCGTCCCGCTGCGCACGCCCGGCGGCGGCGTGGGAGGCATGATCGCGCTCGAAGCGCACGCCAAGGCCGCGATCGGGCGCGAGTTTGTGTGGGGCGACTGCGAGGAGCAGCTCGAGCTCGTCGCCAGCGCGGCGGCGCCTTACCTCGGTGCCCTGCCACCGCGCCCGGTCCAGGGCGCGCAGACAGACGCGCTTTTGCCGGTCGTCGGACGGGCGACGGCAGGGCTCATCGAGGTCCTGCGCGTCTTCGCCCAACAAGAGGAGACCGTGCTCGTCAGCGGCCCGACCGGCACGGGAAAATCCCGGCTCGCGCGCTGGTGTCACGAGCAATCGCAGCGCAAGGGCAAGCCCTTCGAGACGCTCGATCTGCTCAGCGTGCCCGAGGAACTGCAGATGGCCGAGCTCTTCGGCTGGAAGCGCGGTGCGTTTACCGGCGCCACGAAGGATTCGGCAGGCGCAATCGCGCGCGCATCGCAGGGCACACTCTTCATCGACGAGATCGACAAGCTCTCGCTCAAGGCCCAGGCGGGCATGCTGCGGGTGCTCGAGGAGCGGCGCTACAGGCCCCTCGGCGACGAGGGCGCCGAGCAGCGCGCGGACGTGCGGTTCGTCGTCGGCACCAACGCGGACCTTCGCGCGCAGGTCCGCGCCGGCAAGTTCCGCGAGGACCTCTACTACCGCATCAATGTCCTTCCCGTGCGCCTATCGGCGCTCGCCGAGCGGCTCGACGAGCTGCCCTTGTGGGCCGAATACATGCTCGGCCGGAGGCACGAAGAGTCGGGCGGCGGCGCGGTGCGACTGGCGCGCGAGGCCATCGAGCTGCTGACGAGCGTGCCCTGGCCGGGCAACCTGCGGCAGCTCGACAACATCATTCGCAGAGCATACGCCATTTCGCTCTCGGATCGTGGCGGCGTGGGCAATGAGCTCGTGCTCGCGCGGCGGCACGTGGAGCGGGCGCTCGCCTACGACGCCTCACCCGAGACGGGCGCGTTCGTCGAGCAGCTCTGGCGCGCGGCGAGCGCCTTCGTGCAGGAGGCCGAGCGGCGCGGGCCGAGCGCGGGCCCGCTCTCGCTCGATATGGCCGATGCCTTCCGGGGGCTGGTGCTCGTCGCCGCGGTGCAGCGGCGAGGTCGTGACGATGCCTTCGTGCTGCTCGGCCAGCAGCAGCTCCTCAAGAACAGAAACCACCACCGCGCGCTGAAGAGGGAGCTCGAGCGCGTGCGCGAGCTTTTGCGCGTGGTGGGCGGCGATGTCGATCCGGCGCTCGTTGCGGCACTAGATGCCGCCGAAGAATCCGGCGAAGGGCGTTGA